One window of the Rhipicephalus sanguineus isolate Rsan-2018 chromosome 4, BIME_Rsan_1.4, whole genome shotgun sequence genome contains the following:
- the LOC119388746 gene encoding uncharacterized protein LOC119388746 encodes MFFGSCCQMPSVGFIVFVYGVANFLAFVGETTYSLATIAEMPEADHYPEYFRAVVNGIVRVMTMSMCAWWIVSANQARARGMKIAFAWILLRAVGNVMYAYGSVLYETVLMPENLMSFLGIGNTLGSLRHLAERISITRSFLRGLWDPLRQRDETQKSTQ; translated from the exons ATGTTCTTCGGATCGTGTTGTCAGATGCCCAGCGTGGGCTTTATTGTCTTCGTCTACGGG GTGGCCAACTTCCTGGCGTTCGTGGGTGAGACTACGTACAGTCTAGCAACCATTGCTGAAATGCCAGAAGCTG ACCACTATCCGGAGTACTTCAGGGCCGTTGTCAACGGTATTGTGCGCGTGATGACGATGTCGATGTGCGCCTGGTGGATCGTGTCAGCTAATCAG GCTCGGGCCCGTGGCATGAAGATCGCCTTCGCGTGGATCCTCCTCCGGGCTGTCGGCAACGTGATGTACGCGTACGGAAGCGTCCTCTACGAGACGGTCCTCATG CCCGAAAATTTGATGTCCTTTTTGGGCATAGGAAACACG ctgggatcgttgcggcacctggcggagcggaTCTCAATCACGCGCTCCTTcctacgtggcctctgggatccgcttcggcagcgcgacgaaacacaaaaGTCAACACAATGA